One genomic segment of Triplophysa rosa linkage group LG22, Trosa_1v2, whole genome shotgun sequence includes these proteins:
- the ube2l3a gene encoding ubiquitin-conjugating enzyme E2 L3a encodes MAASRRLHKELDEIRKSGMKTFRNILVDESNILTWQGLIVPDNPPYDKGAFRIEITFPAEYPFKPPKITFKTKIYHPNIDEKGQVCLPVISAENWKPATKTDQVIQSLIALVNDPQPEHPLRADLAEEYSKDRKKFFKNAEEFTRKHGEKRPVD; translated from the exons GAACTTGATGAAATTCGCAAGTCTGGAATGAAAACTTTCCGCAACATTCTGGTTGACGAGTCGAACATTCTGACCTGGCAAGGGCTCATTGTGCCT GACAACCCTCCCTATGATAAAGGTGCATTCCGGATTGAGATCACGTTCCCTGCggaatatccctttaaaccccCAAAGATTACGTTCAAAACAAAGATCTACCACCCAAATATTGATGAGAAGGGTCAGGTGTGCCTGCCAGTCATAAGTGCAGAGAACTGGAAACCAGCAACCAAAACTGACCAAG TAATCCAGTCTCTCATCGCCCTCGTCAACGACCCCCAACCAGAACACCCACTCAGGGCTGACCTAGCAGAAGAATACTCAAAAGACCGTAAAAAATTCTTTAAGAACGCAGAAGAGTTTACAAGGAAACACGGCGAGAAGAGGCCAGTGGACTGA